The nucleotide sequence atcccagatttcaatatatactacaaagccgtagtaatcaaaacaatatggtaatggtggaaaaatagacacatagatcaatagaacagaatagagaacccagagatAAACCTATGAttatatgatcaactaatctttggcaaaggaggcaagaatatgcacaGGAagaagatggtctcttcaacaaatggggctgggaaaactagatagctacatgcaaaagaatgaaactggaccactttcttacaccatacacaaaaaacaaactcaaaatgggttaaaggcctaaatgtgaggcctgaaaccataaaaattctataTGAGAGCACAAGCAATAATTTCTCTATTGTcataccaacatttttctagatatgtctcaaGAAGCAacggaaacaaaagcaaaaataaactttagggattacatcaaaataaaagcttctgcataggaaaggaaaaaatcaacaaaactaaaagcccaCTGAATggaagatacttgcaaatcacatatcttaGTCATttaggggttagtatccaaaatatataaagaacttatacaattcaataccaaaaaaacaaataacccaactaaaaaatgggcagaagacatgaacaggcatttctccaaagaagacatcccagatggtgaacagacacatgaaaagatgctcaacatcacacatcatcagggaaattcagatcaaagccacagtgagagatcacctcacacctgtcagaatggctaaaataaaaaaaacacaagaaacaagtgttggcaaggatgtggagaaaaaggaacccttgtgcactgttggtgggcatgcaaattggtgcggccactgtggaagacagtgtggaggttcctcaagaaattaaaattagaactaccctatgatttagtaattccattactgggtatttacccaaagaatacaagaacactaattcaaaaaggtgcatgtacccctatgtttattgcagcattatttataatatccaaattatggaagcagcccaaatatctacagatgaatggataaagaagagggggtatatatatatatatacaatggaatattattcaaccataaaaagaatgaaatcttgccatttgcaacaacatggatggatctagagagtataatgctaagtgaaataaggcagtcaagGTTTTGAAATcacatatgattttactcatatgtggaatttaagaaacaaaacaaggcatGAGGGCTGTTGTGTGGGTCTCAGTGGAAAGCTTGTTTGGGGGGCGGCTTGCGCCCGCTAAGGCAACACCTCAGGGACGATGGCAGAGGGAGATAATCACAGCACCAACCTGCTGGCTGCAGAGACTGCAAGTCTGGAAGAACAGCCGCAGGGATGGGGAGAAGTGATGCTGATGGCTGATAAAGTCCTCAGATGCGAAAGAGCCTGGTTTCCACCTGCCATCATGGGTGTGGTTTCTTTGGTGTTTCTGACTATCTACTATCTAGATCCATCTGCTCTGTCCcgtgtttcctgttttgttatgtttttgtgcTTGGCTGACTACCTTGTTCCCATTCTAGCTCCTAGAATTTTTGGCTCCAGTAAATGGACCACTGAGCAACAGCAAAGATTCCATGAAATTTGTAGCAATCTGGTAAAAACTCAACGCAGAGCTGTGGGCTGGTGGAAACGCCTCTTTATACTAAAGGAAGAAAAGCCTAAAATGTACTTCATGACCATgattgtttctcttgctgtggttCCTTGGGTGGGACAGCAAGTCCAAAACTGGCTGCTCACCTACCTGATAGTGATTTTCTGACTGTTGTTTCCGGGATTAAACCAGAATGGAATCATTTTGAAGTACATTGGAATGGCCAAAAGGGAGATAAATAAGCttctcaaacaaaaagaaaagaaaaatgaataatgaatctgctttattcagtgtAATGAATGGCATATACATTGTCCTTGGGAACAGTTTCTATTACGCTGTCTGGATACTAAAATGTTACAGAAGTAGCTctttgctctccctctttctgcccttAGTTCGTAGAAATTCAGACTTGTCAAGTAAGGCTTTATGCATAGTGTCTTCATGTGACGTGTAGCTGGATGCATTCTCATCAGTTGGCTTTATATGGACAACTCATTTCTGAGTATGActtgctttgatttttctcacCCAGGTTAATTGAATTCTTACTTTTAGGcaacttcctttaaaataatatagtGCTGAGCTTCACCTTTTAGTACAGTTAACTGCGACTTTGGATAATTGTTCCAGTTGATCTTTGCTTAAGCTAGATCCAAGCTAGAGGTCTGCGGCTACAGGAAGCTGGTTCTACTGTCTGCTTCCACAATCTGCTTGAACTGCCTGGCTTCATGAATACAGAGACCAAGTTGACGAAGATGAAGAGACCAGTTAAGATTCAttcctcatgctgtttctctaCTGTGGGAGAAGAATCCTctggaataaaatgaaaccaaTTCCATGCCCTAGTACGTGTTGGTTTCTGCCTTGTGCAAAACTTAGTGATTTGTCAGAAACATTGATCTTCCCTCCCAAATGGGGAATATGACAGGCTTCGAGCTCGTCTCTCCTTTGCTCTTAGATTTCACGTTAGTTCCTTAGAGGCTTTTTAACAGCAGGCTTCCAGAAGTTTGTGTTTAGgattttgagcatatttttaatttcaggttttCAGCTGACTACTACTATAGGTTAAGACTCAGGTCTATGACCTTCACTCCAACACCAGCCAATAAAAGGACAGAAGTCTTCCTATACTTAGTCTAAGATTCGTTTCAGTAGAAAATAATCTTAGCCTACGAATTTTTCGAGATCAGACTAAGCCTTTAAAGGTAAGCCTCAAGATTCTCATTTGAAGGTAACTGCTGGCTGCTTTGGTCCCCAGAGATTTGACTCAGAAGGTGGTGTTCATGCTGGCATCTGACTTTTTTcctagatctctctctctctctctctctttctctctctctctctctgaagagtGCAAGGGCTGCTGGGGAGAGCAGACTTTTGGCGACGACAGATGGTCTCTGGTCTACAGAGATTTTGTAACTGCTTGGAAAGTGTCTTAGAATCATTCTCCCTCTCGGTAGCTAGAAATTTAGAATAGCTGGAATCTGTAGGAATGAACCTCTGAGGGCCGAAAATGTGACACTTGGGAACAGTTCTTAAACTCTGATTAACTAGCTGTAATATAGTTTTGTGAATTTATTGCACTGGTGCTGGATCTTGTGGTATATCTGTCCCtaaataattattgttttctCCCCTTCAATATTACTGTAAACAGTGACACCCATTGTAGCATAtgtttgatttggtttttttaatgtttcctatgAAAACTACAAACCACCTTGATTTTTACATGTGTTTCCTCATTGTAGATAAGCCTACCTTGCTATCTGgatttttttgtgtatatgtgttctACCAATTAACGACTTTTGCAGTTTTAatcttgtattatttcttctttgttttgtgtaaaaggggaaaaatagaaaaagctggaatccctccccctcaaaaaaagaaacaaaacaaaaggacaaaaatcttaactatagaggacaagCTGGGGGTTATcataggggaggtgggtgggggcatgggtgaaaaTAGGTGAGTCCActtaccgtgatgagcactgagtaatgtacagaattgctgaatcactatattgtacacctgaagctaatataacactgtgtgttaattatactggaattaaaattaaaaaaatacttttgaggaAAAAGGAATTTTGGTACAGGTTCTCcatggctctctctctttctgaggcCACTCACAATTGGAACCTTGGAACCAGCCACCATGGTGTGAAGAAGCCAAGCAGCCACATAGGAAGGCCACATCTAGGTGACCCACCCTTAGCCAACGATCAGCATCAACCACCACTATGTGAGTGAGCAAACACTCAGATGAAGCTAGCTCCCAACACTGGAGCTGCCCTGCTGACATTGAGTAAGCAGAGGCAAGCTGTTCCGTCAGAGCCCTGCCCAAACTGCAGCTTTATGAGCAAAACAACTTGCTGTTGTTTGCACCACGAAATTGTATGGCTGGTGGTGCAATGACTGGTTTTGCAGCGATAGAAACCTGAAACACTTCCGGTAGCATTGCTCAGGCCTGAACCTTGGGGTCATCCTTGCCACCTctctttctcccatcccccactcccaatCTGTCAGGAAATGCTCACAAAACATACCCAGGATCTGAGCTCTTCCTGCACCTCCATTGCTGCCAATCTTTCGCCAACTGTTCCCCATAGGAGTTATTCCAGTAGCTTCCcacctggcctccctgcttccacccttgcCCCTCTTCCATCTAATTCTCAACATAGCAGCCAAAGGGATCCTGTTAAATATAAGTCAGGTCACATTAACTCTAATCCAAAGCTCAAATGACTTCCCACGTCACTCTACaatttcctcccacctcccatgAGCTTTCTGTCCTCCTTTCCTCCTATTGTCAGTCCCCAGATCCACTGACCTCCTTCATGCTCCCCAGACACACAGGTCTGTCCCcacctgggcctttgcacatggtTCTCTCCCTTACTTCCCTCAAGGCTTTACTCACTGTCACCTTTTGCATGAGGACATCCCCAGTCAcattatcccccccccccccccgcttcatttttctccacaggCCTCCTTACCACTcacatcattttaattatttatctggTTTCTCACTTGCCATCCACCCTACCACCACCCACACGCAGAGAGAGACCACAGAACACATAGTAGAGTGTTAGCTACATGACGACAGGGGTTTCTGTCTGTTTTACTCACTATTGCATCCCTAGTGTCTTAAACAGTACCTGGTTGGCACACTGAAGGCCATTGATAAACATAAATGGATGGGactgaataaatggatggaatTAAATGAATGGGATGTAATGCTCtggttgaataaatggatgagatTAAATGCTCTGGTTGAAGTAATATCATCTAAGTAGCCCTGGGAAAATTTGAACCCAGTCTTTTGCTGTAGCTTTTATACCAAGTAAAACACTTTTAGCTACAGTAATAGAATacccaaataaatcaataaagaaaatgtactATCTTATGAAATAAGACATCCTGAAGTGTTTCCAAAGTTGATTATTTCAGAAGCACAATGATGGTATCGAGGACCTAgatgttttctctattttctctttaccACCTTTACGTAATGTATGTTATGGACCGAATGTTTGTGCCCTTCCCCCAAAGTTCTTATGTTGAAACGCTAACCCCCAATGCCACGGTATTTGGAAGTGAGGCTTTTGGGAGGTTATTGGGATTAGATTAGGTGGTGAGGGTGAGGCCCTCATATGGGATTAATGCcattataaaaagaggaagagacatggGGTCTTTCTTTCCCTGTGTACGTACCAAGAAAAGACCATATGAAGACGACCAAAAAGAGAGCCCTCACCGAGAACCTGATCATGCTAGCACGATTTTGGatctctagcctccagaactgtgagaaagaaatattgGTTGTGTGAGCCCCCCAGGCTATGGTATCTGTTATGGCAGCTCGAGCAGACTAGGACAGTGTGGCAGATTGTATATCCAAAAGATAGCCACTCCTATATATTTCTTCCACAGCACATGCGCTTCATACAATGTGACTGATGCTCCTCCCATAAGAGGTGGGGTCTATGTTCTCTCCTCTCAAATCTAGGTAGGGGTCATAGACTGTTGAACCCAATCAACAGAGTAAGGTGGAAGTGATGCTAGGTGATGCCAGGTTGCAGAAAGGACACAGCTTCCACTTAGCTCTCTCTTTCAGGATGCTACCCTGGGAACCCTGACAACACGTTGTGAGGAAGCTCATGCCACATGGAGAAGCTGACATGGAGTGGAACTGAGCCCTCCCTCTAGCAGGCAGTACCCATTTGCCAGCCATGTGAGGGCCATCTTGGAAGTGGGTCCTCCAGCTGCAGTCAAACCTTCAAATAATTACACCTCCGGCCAACACGTTCTTGTTACCTCATGAGAAACTCCTAAACCAGAACCTTTCCCAAATTCCTAGCTCACAGAAACTATGGgagatttttgtagtttttaagccactaagttttggggtaatttattAGGGAGTATTTATGTGAACCAGATTGATGCCATCTCGGACAAATCCGCCATGATAACCCCTCTGTGACCTGAAGCCTTCTTTgagcacacacacccccccccccaccaccaccaccattcttCCCTTTTGTTTAACCACACCCTTAAGTACACTCTTAGAGCATAACATCCTTGATCTGCATTGGAGATATGACTGTGATTCTCAAACATTCTCCTCGTGAGTGGTCTCCCAGCCTCTAAGGCTATGAAAACAGGTCAAAGACAGATCTTACAGGAGGTGGGGTTGCAGAGGTCTTCTCTTGCCACCACCCAAGACGTGTAAATCCCTTTAATAAATCATTTCTTGTCAAGCTGTACTTGTCAGCCTTATTCTTCAGTCTTATGGCCCCTTTGGCCTTTGGAGGTCATTTTGTATATATCTCCCTTTCATGGAGCAGTATTGGATAATTAATACACTCAAAATATTAGCTTTTGTCCTTCGTAGTTAAGGCATGGCTGCTACAGCCTCTGACATCACATCATTGTTTCagaaaagcatgaaaatattctaggagcagaattcaattaatttttttttaagattttatttacttgtttgagagaggcaggggagagagagagagagagcacacaagccaggggagaggcagagggagaagcagactccccagtgaggagggaacccaacgtggggactggatcccaggaccctggggtcatgacctgagccgaaggcagacgctttaccgactgagccacccaggtgtcccagaattcAATTAATCTTTTAAGCACCAAGCAACTAGAATCTTTGGAATTCAACTCTGGATGCAGGATTGCATCACTAAGAGCTACGGGACTGCCTAGTTTTTTATACTCTTTTCAAGCAAGGGCAGGGAGCTACTCTAAAATCCACATATCTTTATCACTAGCAATCTCACTAACGAAACTGCATTAGTAGATccattatgctaattgaaaagCCACCAATTGCATCAACAaaaacctgtttctttttcttttttttttttttaacagaaacgTATTTCTAACATTAATTATGCCAACTGGTAAAGCTTCTGCTGTTGGTCAGAGATAAAGATCATCAAAGCTTTTGCAGTAGCTGTTTCTGGGTACAGGTTTCCTAATTAGAAGGCTGGCTTTCCACCCTAGGATGGAAATTCTCAATTAGGACAAATGACAGTATCTTGGCTATCTCGTAACTCTGTAATACATACATGAGAACACACTGCCTATGACAAAATGTTCTAAGCATATTACAGACATTACAATGCTCAATGTGGCTCTCTTATCTCAAGTTCATTCCTACATTCCCTTTCATACATCCCCTTCGAGTCTTCCTATTATTCATTAGTTTCTGAGGAACCAAATCCACTCACACAGGGAGGGGTTTCTTTTCTGATACTCTGTCCAGGAAGAGCTGCAGATGCTCTGTTTTGGCTCTTAGGATCAGCTAAATGCATGCCCATTTCCTCAGGAAGGCAGTAATCTTTGTAGGCGGTTGAGTCCAAACCTGTGTTCAAGAAGgatatatatatactattctcCTTTCACTGCCCCACGGCTTGCATCTAGAGTCAAGGTTCCTCAGTATGGTTGCAGTAGGGTTTGATCCCACGGTGCCTACTGGATTAAGACCAGGACTGTGTTACTCCTTAATGGTTGTCCTCTGGTTTTCACAGGAGAGACACCGAAGATACAGATACCACTGAATTCCCACCACATACCTATGTTCTCCTCAGTCTCCATCCTGAAGGTGGACAGGAAATGACCTATTCTCCTGGTGGCAGAGGTCAGCTAAGCTTTGTCTCAAGCCGTGTGGATGCCCGGGCACCAACTAAGGAGAATGGAGATGATAAAAGGCTAACCCAAGGGACAGCAGGGACTGTGAGAAGTAGCCCCAGGAGAGCCTGGATGCCAGCCCActtcttggtttttcttcttcccttttgatttatatgcatttttttgtttttttattttgtattaacatataatgtattaattgtttcggtagtacaggtctgcgattcagcagtcttacacaattcacagcgctcaccatagcacataccctccccaatgtccatcaccagcccccccatcccacccaccgccccccctcctccactccagcaaccctcagtttgtttcctgagattaagagtctctcatggtttgtctccctctccggtttcgtcttgtttcatttttccctcccttcccctatgatcctctgtcttgtttctcaaattcctcatatcagtgagatcataggatacttggctttctctgattgatttatttcacttagcataataccctctaggtccatccacgtcg is from Zalophus californianus isolate mZalCal1 chromosome 4, mZalCal1.pri.v2, whole genome shotgun sequence and encodes:
- the LOC113936382 gene encoding ADP-ribosylation factor-like protein 6-interacting protein 1 is translated as MAEGDNHSTNLLAAETASLEEQPQGWGEVMLMADKVLRCERAWFPPAIMGVVSLVFLTIYYLDPSALSRVSCFVMFLCLADYLVPILAPRIFGSSKWTTEQQQRFHEICSNLVKTQRRAVGWWKRLFILKEEKPKMYFMTMIVSLAVVPWVGQQVQNWLLTYLIVIF